A single window of Coffea eugenioides isolate CCC68of chromosome 7, Ceug_1.0, whole genome shotgun sequence DNA harbors:
- the LOC113778371 gene encoding putative late blight resistance protein homolog R1A-4, which yields MMASAAGAGSSSSLDRLNSALKRIKNRSVILSKVTNDWKFLRKLWKSAHERSEAATDEEKRSMDICLKIEATAEEIAQELSRFRTEKMVDDHHIKDEEALNELAHDCGTKTKRLIAKVAEALDRLYLMWSRGGGGGSSDSSSFVFDDSFCKYLLLYVRSTVSLMAANHWGYEDSGVMIHFHSLYYNTRNIEHYLVSLFHARKFLGSGATTDARGLPSFDACVGHVLSLALRIASWCSDCWLNCKAGRIQVMKRELIEFLVNLHNEIHPSNPKFMGFHLNFLMVLSCSETVAFNDFLRSFCDYLFCGRDGHFRHKVFSLLQLFLYATSVLDDEDTARSFIPEIHAVLVEMASTFESTGRNGKKLDNSPRCSELLTKICLLEAELFLVVQIHGTKRSRNISSLSSSMLPDFDDIMDNCRQIPKSLRTYSEKLPLGTRLDGKKLLALIESTFKEEKTLYESSRRKEITASAAKNSLLLLRFKIVIFKGESFLTELLLLKGRNDERLVARGKDKMKLHLQKFEYITLILSDERIKVRDVLEAIGESLRRLTCFSYYFLNTRDEMTNLPISELLDEAKHLTKAKLTEIIPKFPKFDFPKSSNLNFIDFIWRNLGEPLKYNSASTALAKHHMEEIQIHLQSLKSSLENVSQLDIDEHPELEDLVDRVTDSAYKVEYIVDSIELDAQWQYFFWLDNVLEELRLLSEKARKIHLTTPDAKVQESKNVTLVSLDRSSRNSTTAIDDIVVDISNRENEICNQLIWGSSELDIVFIAGMPGLGKTTLARKVYSSLNVTHHFHVRSWCTVSEKYEKKRLLLEILTGICEPTEEIRRMRDEDLKHELHKLLLENRYLIVMDDVWDAEAWNYLKDSFPKKKKGSRILFTGRLRSVALEIKREGEGFPLSLSLFSQEESWQLLKKKVFKEEGCPDELLGVGNDIAYRCQGLPLAVVAVAGILKMTEKSQNSWKRIADTLSSQIIDNEGAWCKEVIDLSYKHLPEYLKLCFLYLGALNEDRDILVSKLIRSWIAEGFIPETMEGFEDVAEAFLMDLIDRSLVIISKRRSNGKVRACRLHDLVRDFCKSKTKDQNFFQLITRSDNPYASFPSTDYGFEFDFYYHSFPASFASYRLAVYLKRNHFVESNPSGLATRSLLFSACTDSKPDRPYDISFIWNKFKLLRVLDFECFNLGISFPVEIGLLVQLRYLAVGGYLKSIPQSIANLRKLRILIVNGLSGKIILPNTIWSITSLRHLHVKVHVAFDSDDKELGDGSMLENLVSFSCPSLSCGEDAERIIKRLPNLCKLSCIFYESPDSSTNCNQFPRLNCLTHLESLKIFYCGSPLNNGEFNLPLNLKKLTLSNFRLPWIHISTIGRLPNLEVLKLHSGAFEGKIWNVEEEFKNLKFLSLDNLNIAQWNASCHNFPKLERLVLQNCKDLEEIPEDFGMIGSLRMIEVHWCGKSAEESAEQIKKDYGDIKVFIRSSNLRS from the coding sequence ATGATGGCTTCTGCCGCTGGTGCTGGTTCTTCTTCAAGCTTGGATCGCCTTAATTCTGCGCTGAAACGCATAAAGAATCGCTCTGTCATCCTGTCAAAAGTCACAAATGATTggaaatttttgagaaaactttgGAAATCCGCTCATGAGAGGAGTGAAGCCGCTACAGATGAGGAGAAGAGGAGTATGGACATCTGCCTCAAGATTGAAGCTACAGCCGAGGAGATTGCCCAGGAACTTTCTCGTTTCCGTACAGAAAAGATGGTGGATGATCACCATATAAAAGATGAAGAAGCCCTAAACGAATTAGCCCATGATTGTGGAACAAAAACCAAGCGCTTGATTGCTAAAGTTGCAGAAGCTCTTGACCGTTTGTACTTGATGTGGTCAAGAGGAGGCGGCGGCGGCAGCAGCGACAGCAGCTCATTTGTATTTGATGACTCCTTTTGCAAATATTTACTACTGTATGTACGGTCAACTGTGTCCTTGATGGCAGCTAATCACTGGGGTTATGAAGATTCTGGTGTAATGATCCATTTCCATTCCTTGTATTATAATACAAGGAACATCGAACATTACCTTGTTTCATTATTTCATGCCCGCAAATTCCTGGGATCAGGAGCAACAACAGATGCTCGTGGGCTGCCTAGTTTTGATGCTTGCGTTGGCCATGTTTTATCCCTGGCCCTACGGATTGCAAGTTGGTGTAGTGATTGCTGGTTAAATTGCAAGGCAGGCCGAATCCAGGTGATGAAAAGAGAGCTGATTGAGTTCCTGGTGAATCTGCACAATGAAATTCATCCTAGTAATCCCAAATTCATGGGTTTCCATCTCAATTTCCTTATGGTTCTCTCGTGTTCCGAGACGGTTGCGTTTAATGATTTTCTGCGCAGTTTTTGCGACTATCTATTTTGTGGTAGAGATGGACATTTTCGACACAAGGTGTTTTCACTGTTACAGCTCTTTCTCTACGCTACTTCTGTACTGGATGATGAGGACACAGCACGAAGTTTCATTCCAGAAATTCATGCAGTGCTAGTAGAGATGGCATCTACATTTGAATCAACTGGTCGTAATGGGAAAAAACTGGACAACTCACCACGCTGTTCTGAGTTGCTTACAAAGATTTGTCTTCTTGAAGCAGAGCTTTTCCTTGTGGTGCAAATCCATGGCACGAAAAGGAGTAGAAACATTTCTTCCCTTTCCTCCAGTATGCTTCCCGATTTTGACGATATCATGGACAACTGTAGACAAATCCCCAAAAGTCTGCGCACATATTCTGAGAAGTTGCCATTGGGAACGAGATTAGATGGGAAAAAATTGTTGGCACTGATTGAATCAACATTCAAGGAGGAAAAAACTCTCTACGAGTCATCTAGGCGCAAGGAAATCACAGCATCTGCAGCGAAAAACTCACTTCTATTACTTCGTTTTAAGATTGTGATTTTCAAGGGAGAGTCATTTCTGACTGAGCTGTTACTTCTAAAGGGCAGGAATGACGAAAGGCTAGTGGCTCGTGGGAAAGATAAAATGAAACTCCACCTTCAGAAGTTTGAGTATATCACACTAATTCTCTCAGACGAGAGAATTAAGGTCAGGGACGTATTAGAAGCAATTGGAGAATCCCTTAGGAGGCTGACATGTTTCTCTTACTATTTCCTTAACACACGAGATGAAATGACCAACCTTCCAATTTCTGAGCTGTTAGATGAGGCGAAGCATTTGACCAAGGCAAAGCTCACAGAGATTATCcctaaatttccaaagtttgatTTCCCCAAGTCTTCCAATCTGAATTTCATTGATTTTATATGGAGAAACCTTGGGGAACCGCTGAAATATAATTCTGCATCAACTGCATTGGCGAAGCACCACATGGAAGAGATTCAAATACATCTCCAGTCATTGAAGTCTTCTCTTGAGAATGTTTCACAGTTGGACATTGATGAGCATCCAGAGCTAGAAGATCTTGTTGATCGAGTCACTGATTCAGCATATAAAGTGGAGTACATAGTTGATTCAATTGAGCTTGATGCTCAATGGCAGTATTTCTTCTGGTTGGACAATGTGCTGGAGGAGTTGAGACTTCTCAGCGAGAAGGCCAGGAAAATTCATTTGACAACTCCTGATGCAAAAGTCCAAGAATCCAAAAATGTCACTCTGGTTTCACTTGACAGGTCATCAAGAAACAGTACAACAGCAATTGACGACATTGTGGTGGATATTAGCAACAGAGAAAATGAAATTTGCAACCAGCTTATTTGGGGATCCTCAGAGCTAGACATCGTTTTTATTGCTGGAATGCCTGGTTTAGGCAAGACAACATTGGCGAGGAAGGTGTATAGCAGTCTTAATGTCACGCACCACTTCCATGTTCGCTCATGGTGCACTGTTTccgaaaaatatgagaaaaagaGATTATTGCTTGAAATTCTAACAGGGATTTGTGAGCCCACGGAAGAGATTCGCCGAATGAGGGATGAAGATCTCAAACATGAATTGCATAAGTTGTTACTTGAAAACAGGTATCTCATAGTTATGGATGACGTTTGGGATGCTGAAGCTTGGAATTACTTGAAAGACTCATtcccaaagaaaaagaaaggaagtagAATTCTCTTCACCGGTCGCCTCCGTAGCGTGGCCCTGGAAATTAAACGGGAAGGAGAAGGTTTTCCTCTTTCTCTTAGCCTTTTTTCTCAGGAGGAAAGCTGGCAGCTGTTAAAAAAGAAGGTATTCAAGGAAGAAGGTTGCCCTGATGAGCTGTTGGGAGTTGGAAATGATATTGCTTACCGCTGTCAAGGATTGCCTCTTGCTGTTGTTGCAGTTGCTGGTATACTGAAAATGACAGAAAAAAGCCAAAATTCGTGGAAAAGAATAGCAGATACCTTGAGCTCACAAATAATTGACAATGAAGGAGCTTGGTGCAAAGAAGTCATAGATCTCAGCTACAAACACTTGCCAGAATATCTTAAATTGTGCTTTCTGTATTTGGGAGCTCTTAATGAAGATAGAGATATTCTTGTCAGCAAGTTGATAAGGTCTTGGATCGCAGAAGGTTTCATACCAGAAACTATGGAAGGCTTTGAAGATGTGGCCGAGGCTTTCTTGATGGATCTGATTGACAGAAGCTTGGTGATAATCTCCAAAAGAAGATCCAACGGCAAGGTTAGAGCATGTCGCCTCCATGATCTTGTCCGTGATTTCTGTAAGTCTAAAACCAAGGATCAGAACTTCTTTCAGCTGATAACCAGATCTGACAATCCATATGCTTCATTTCCTAGTACAGATTACggttttgaatttgatttttacTATCATTCATTTcctgcatcatttgcatcctatCGGTTGGCTGTATATTTGAAGCGAAACCACTTTGTTGAATCAAATCCTTCTGGCTTGGCCACCCGTTCTTTGTTGTTCTCTGCGTGTACAGATTCTAAACCAGACCGTCCTTATGACATCTCATTCATTTGGAACAAATTCAAATTACTTAGAGTGTTGGATTTTGAATGCTTCAACTTGGGTATTTCATTTCCTGTTGAAATTGGACTTCTGGTACAGTTGAGATATTTAGCAGTTGGAGGCTATCTGAAATCCATTCCACAATCGATAGCCAACCTCAGGAAACTAAGAATTCTTATTGTTAACGGGTTAAGCGGTAAGATCATATTACCGAATACTATTTGGAGCATCACAAGTTTAAGGCATCTTCATGTAAAAGTCCATGTTGCTTTTGACTCGGATGATAAAGAGCTTGGTGATGGCTCTATGTTAGAAAATCTGGTCAGCTTTTCCTGTCCATCTCTTTCTTGTGGTGAGGATGCAGAAAGGATAATAAAAAGGCTTCCAAATCTTTGCAAACTGAGTTGCATATTCTATGAATCACCAGATTCTTCCACGAATTGCAATCAGTTTCCGAGATTGAACTGTCTAACACATTTGGAGTCACTCAAGATATTCTATTGTGGAAGCCCTCTTAACAATGGTGAGTTCAACCTCCCTTTGAATCTAAAGAAATTGACTTTATCAAACTTTCGCCTTCCGTGGATTCATATTTCCACAATTGGGAGACTACCAAACCTGGAAGTTCTCAAGTTACATTCTGGTGCCTTTGAGGGGAAAATATGGAATGTTGAAGAAGAGTTTAAGAATCTCAAGTTCTTGAGCTTAGACAATCTGAACATTGCTCAATGGAATGCCTCTTGTCATAATTTCCCCAAGCTTGAAAGACTTGTCTTGCAAAATTGCAAAGACCTTGAAGAAATTCCGGAGGACTTTGGTATGATAGGTTCATTGCGAATGATTGAAGTGCACTGGTGTGGAAAATCTGCAGAAGAATCAGCGGAGCAGATTAAAAAAGATTATGGAGATATCAAAGTCTTTATTAGGAGTTCAAATTTGAGATCATGA